Proteins from one Plasmodium cynomolgi strain B DNA, chromosome 10, whole genome shotgun sequence genomic window:
- a CDS encoding hypothetical protein (putative), which produces MNRKYSRRVGGGMNSFYTKGKKRIGGKFHDRSLANGHGALIRSAKANNFRKRRTTKYRTTTKRRNHFFKKTQNLHDKIGKLTSKDLDDELDNYMGSSNVKTRLDNDLESYFKNNEMLQVDGNKGFNKVAE; this is translated from the exons ATGAATAGAAAATACTCCAGAAGGGTAGGAGGAGGAATGAACTCCTTTTacacaaaggggaagaaaagaattgGTGGTAAGTTTCACGATAGGTCTTTAGCCAATGGGCACGGGGCTTTGATTAGAAGTGCCAAGGCGAATAACTTCAGGAAAAGACGAACGACGAAGTATCGAACAACCACCAAGAGGAGAAATCACTTCTTTAAGAAGACGCAGAATTTGCACGACAAGATAGGGAAGCTCACATCCAAGGATTTG GATGACGAATTGGATAATTACATGGGCTCGAGCAATGTGAAGACGAGACTAGACAACGACTTAGaatcatattttaaaaacaacgAAATGTTGCAAGTGGATGGAAATAAAGGATTCAACAAAGTGGCCGAGTAG
- a CDS encoding hypothetical protein (putative), translating to MNGLAQMNGPCPVEAAGVDPQEPPTEELINVRKTFLEEEADEYTKSSRRYLQDEENYVNRIKTYNVWNCPWKGKLMDLKILHLDGESLKRDKLLREYQNVATFMQNGTNDVPYVDIKKTISDFLLIVKKHLTNEDSKKKFMLFNSYVELFKSHYVEIFKSHKNLVDQGIHLIRSNYLHLKNHLVDEALLNSLSYDPLDVHTYINIVADTNGKEQKISHPNVDLNMYLKIVNQLKNYEFEDVNIYKLIALFGWTYKISPQGEDPNVTSEMLYCRYCFREVNLGDYSTLSRRHNKVDLFKAIDMNSSGEDANLSVDDARDALERLTGLADGWVEVDEGEADESDSEVRVGAEKEAAEKGAVEKGAAEKEEAEKEAAEKEAAEKEAAEKEGEDPPGEENNGGEKEGEEPPGEENNGGEKKGNENVSEDAKADPNEGGGTKDLPTEGGRDGQANAEEQEGFSFKWSIKQFFLPKKSIDNADKNQSAGDTSQSECPPTSVNQGELTPNGKGNPLCAKKRRKKKVQLKNILSRVFLEVSSYTEDENLFSKAAHDCYVLRGGPHLAHLDKERTSAEDGTGGANCTDDTAGCENTGGTTQKRTIRAFNLIENHRAFCPYMTEDLYSFSKITRLLFELVMSEFQRRYVMR from the exons ATGAATGGTCTTGCCCAGATGAATGGCCCTTGCCCAGTCGAAGCGGCCGGGGTAGACCCGCAAGAACCCCCAACTGAGGAACTCATAAATGTGAGGAAAACATTTCTAGAAGAAGAGGCAGATGAATACACGAAGAGTAGTCGTCGATATTTACAGGACGAGGAGAACTACGTAAATCGAATAAAAACCTACAACGTATGG AATTGCCCTTGGAAAGGGAAGTTAATGGATCTAAAAATTCTACACCTAGATGGGGAATCcttaaaaagggataaacTACTTAGGGAATACCAAAATGTTGCCACGTTCATGCAAAATGGTACAAACGATGTGCCATATgttgacataaaaaaaacaattagcGATTTTCTCCTAATTGTTAAAAAGCACCTCACCAATGAGGACTCCAAGAAAAAGTTTATGCTCTTCAATTCTTACGTAGAATTATTCAAGAGCCATTACgtggaaatatttaaaagtcACAAAAATCTGGTTGACCAAGGGATACACCTTATTCGATCCAATTACTTACATTTGAAGAACCACCTTGTGGATGAAGCATTACTGAACAGTCTATCATATGACCCCCTAGATGTACACACCTACATAAATATCGTAGCAGATACGAATGGTAAAGAACAGAAAATTAGCCATCCCAATGTAGACCTCAACATGTACCTCAAAATTGTGAACCAGTTGAAGAATTACGAATTTGAAGATGTTAATATTTACAAGCTCATTGCTTTGTTTGGGTggacatataaaatatctcCCCAGGGGGAAGACCCTAATGTCACTTCTGAGATGCTGTACTGTAGGTACTGCTTTAGGGAGGTTAACTTGGGTGATTATTCTACCCTTTCGAGAAGGCACAACAAGGTGGATTTGTTCAAGGCCATCGATATGAACTCCTCCGGGGAGGACGCCAACCTATCGGTAGACGACGCGCGCGACGCGCTGGAGCGCCTCACCGGGTTGGCGGATGGCTGGGTTGAAGTGGACGAAGGGGAGGCCGACGAAAGCGATAGTGAAGTGAGAGTGGGAGCAGAAAAAGAGGCAGCAGAAAAGGGGGCAGTGGAAAAGGGGGCggcagaaaaagaggaagcagaaaaagaggcagcagaaaaagaagcagcagaaaaagaggcagcagaaaaagagggagaagaccccccgggggaagaaaataacggcggggaaaaggagggagaagaacccccgggggaagaaaataacgGCGGTGAAAAGAAAGGTAACGAAAATGTAAGCGAAGACGCGAAGGCCGACCCCAATGAGGGAGGCGGCACAAAAGACCTTCCCACCGAGGGCGGGCGCGACGGCCAGGCGAACGCCGAGGAGCAGGAGGGGTTCTCCTTCAAATGGAGCATCAAGCAGTTCTTTCTCCCAAAAAAGAGCATCGACAACGCAGATAAAAACCAAAGCGCCGGTGACACCTCGCAAAGTGAATGCCCCCCGACGAGCGTCAACCAGGGCGAATTaaccccaaatgggaaagggAACCCACTGTgtgcaaagaaaagaagaaaaaaaaaagtgcaattgaaaaatatacttaGCCGCGTATTCCTCGAGGTAAGTAGCTACACAGAGGACGAAAATTTATTTAGCAAAGCTGCGCATGATTGCTACGTATTGAGGGGGGGTCCCCACTTGGCCCATTTGGATAAGGAGCGCACGTCAGCGGAGGACGGTACGGGTGGGGCCAACTGCACAGATGATACCGCGGGCTGCGAGAACACCGGTGGCACCACACAGAAGCGCACCATTCGAGCGTTCAACTTGATTGAGAACCACCGGGCCTTCTGTCCATACATGACGGAAGACCTGTACTCGTTCTCCAAGATAACGAGGCTCCTCTTCGAGTTGGTCATGTCGGAGTTTCAGCGGCGGTACGTCATGAGGTag
- a CDS encoding endonuclease (putative) gives MYAKGEDKKIGKRGGAERGGPTDRGGPTDRGGPTERGGPTDSKVITPVLKDQGVNIYMNTPPSMLDKNMNTGKKYDSVTGVLPSSSPMGEKSLDHVQSIFSDRGVDMKKMPGMEEKATPGGMSSYAMRGYKVGGYTVSGHGGSGHGMSSHTESSKEPSKNTQQFKPKFNKNKKNLTKEESIMNTISKDIKIRKSNILELNKLLKENLRIEENLKKKKKGKGNKDEEEDEDDEEYEQDYYHRWGDNIRDNSSRYALRDGVRDKVSPGEHHEHVQKDLSSQEEGSGEGKRDNGKEKKEKAKRKNKEKNKDNKAKGKNEEREREKDKSMSKGKAKDFDSNDQEEGDKKKEHLSISSMNSSMNSSMNTSMNTSMNSNANSNPSSIPSNSINVMLGSGLSSGLNSGPSGILNVDNKNSGKNKKAKNKKGEAHQGKKNESPQNRKNEPGQNKKNDSPQNKKNDSPQNKKNDSPQNKKNDSPQNKKNEMMQNKKMDSPQNRKNELGQNKKMESPQNRKNDLGHNRKNDSPQNKKMESPQNRKNESGQNKKNDSPQNRKNDSPQNRKNKREDFITGANAKCLLDQGDGKMIKNELLMESSVIGKNKNMDSSMNFTEHYSYYYSNNKSDIPTMSSSRRGAFNKVHLDFYGDNSGSYMMDSSDSKSFSYKKESRNDLFKLGNNNVGSASGHGSDSGHVGSTGHVGSTGHVGSTGHVGSTGHVGSTGHVGSTGHVGSAGHVGSASHVGSAGNHGNLGGLSQSGKLHMSKSFFKSHEMGNYHFQELRSTYDKYKGSFDPTSMSEFLDHETAKRYVHNKSLSSHSEVKNAKDNNSVNIKPTNVIGTNRSNHMHINLSSKDNRLDMTKGSDKRTPSNRIHPSSSHVGKKYTNSKNLQSFNNKLNFSSEGVDLGISSKVNIFNNAGDVGGSALGGSNAGGNNMSAYHMASHHIGSNHLGSNNIRSNNLGSNHLGSNVSSSNLGSNNIGSNNLGSNNLGSSNLGSSNSVGNVLKDESHLLGSRTYNNMLSNSSMNPMLNGENNNMLNSSYANISNVLKSGNGMVANGNKVYNSGGGEGNLNESMNNVGGLNGTTFQTNKSNGSVNNRVNDSKNHMSDLVSGQNYVSNVLLYESGGVMYNGKVGSVNGYARHNLARFSGQSVDNYANQSVDNYANQSVDNYANQSVDNYANQTVDNYANQSVDHYANPNMDSYGSPNMDNYLNPNMDTYGSPHLDNYGNPVMDNYVNPIMDSYANGAMDGYANSRMDNYDNPSVDNYDNSGVDNYANSGVDNYANPNVDNYANPNVDNYANPNVDSYENPNVDSYANQNVDYPNQTMDSYANQSMDSYANPNVDSYANPNVDNYASPHMDNFVNPHMDNFVNPLMDNFVNPLMDSYMNPNMDSFANQSLDNYAGQNMGSFASPNVDNFASPNVDNFASPNVDNFASPSVDNFASPGVDNFASPNGESFPLQNVETFGGPSGESYPHGYLNNLSVNYLNGGMTSTLNNSRETSSINNISQYSNELSNTSANMLNSLVGKKNNLLLSDMNNTVSSSKGSLSVNYMNDTFKKASNLFLKSGMRGSRNNSGNKIKRNKNKELLESKGGKYELTSPSKEGNGIDMVHDRGGLNYVLEDPPPGRAKYIHNGDMTERTYDNDAASALTTAIATAIATSTSGAGSSVQHMKCLEKNDTVKKKVKTEKRTHVKNIKININKINLFENKKRKYLAEIIRCELIWVPTKNKEPITPVESCELHPVVIIKDQYGHLYDDDEDNENNPIGKTVNIFYRWSRGPPRTVCFFHPQKIACLQCTVTFRCFCSYECFMKGFDHLHKYYRSNGLINIPSHPNLHTYGVPCSPFDWDNYEKNIEFDEKHYNSLIQSGLLNSPDMEKWEIINNERNYIPCLKDVGHQIMLETMLLDKNSMSSEDGTDSSDECEDDSVGGDSSGDASEVGEVGAVGEEGAIGEDGAVGELLKGEVREGSDCNLSVVDESNPQKKQSPASYARYAGVQPNELDAMNPDQVASFNSMQYVGSHKEEDPYSGQLTDGSGIVSGEAHTPDRNDAGTNGVFTSKGDSSTEANAKQPLHIDGTLNGDNNVCSSPGEEGKHPTKEAYTTGSALNHSANEESEGKEKRMNSFGITSMDNGGDKDTFVHSDAAIRVQSGGEPTSELCPPSADAKEEVTELKENNVTTPANACAGENVEDKQTSEGDRRAMSSSPSKGAMDEVEGKAAQEKLTPEREKGQINPTEPTQQNALELKKKKKKRKKKKIYILDDQVWNNIRDPNIYHKIITGCCIPNLTVSPNYNVTCFKSSSVTNAHNQFTIMTWNVLAEIYGTIEAFPHCDPYMLAWSYRKTKIIQEILNNSPDIVCLQEIQNEHFLDFFKPSLGEFGYEGVYKQKTKEIFTSPSGKRRGGKYTIDGCAIFYNKKKLKFVETYALEFSKLIKEASVFTLPKEIQKNPSLVKRLLKDNVALVILLEYIQQYSKIYDSKEKDEEEKPNKNLIIVANTHIVANPEANYVKIWQAQILVKVVEYLKINFIKKYETIPSLIICGDFNSTPSSAVYQLIYKKTCSRSHEDFSSDKYSLLTDLPLGHNLNLKSAYAISKLLSQKLNPEEYTSNMEIFEPLFTNYTGNFIGCLDYIFYNDENLNIISTVNIADENQLMQEAHIYQLSNCALPSPIRPSDHLPLIAKFEFKIY, from the exons ATGTATGCGAAAGGAGAGGACAAGAAAATTGGGAAGAGGGGCGGTGCAGAGAGAGGAGGACCCACAGACAGAGGAGGACCCACAGACAGAGGAGGACCCACAGAAAGAGGGGGACCCACAGACAGCAAAGTCATAACACCTGTGCTGAAGGATCAAGGGGTTAACATTTACATGAATACTCCACCCAGTATGCTAGATAAAAACATGAacacgggaaaaaaatatgatagtGTGACTGGGGTTTTGCCGTCTTCTTCCCCCATGGGTGAAAAAAGTCTCGATCATGTGCAAAGCATTTTTTCCGATCGGGGTGTAGACATGAAGAAGATGCCCGGAATGGAGGAGAAGGCGACCCCTGGTGGGATGAGTAGTTACGCGATGAGGGGCTACAAGGTTGGCGGTTACACGGTGAGCGGTCACGGAGGTAGCGGTCACGGGATGAGCAGCCACACGGAAAGCTCAAAGGAACCCTCTAAAAACACCCAGCAGTTTAAGCccaaatttaacaaaaataaaaaaaatttaaccaaGGAGGAGAGCATCATGAACACCATATCGAAGGACAtcaaaattagaaaaagtAACATCCTAGAGTTGAACAAGTTGCTCAAGGAGAATTTGAGGATAgaggaaaatttaaagaaaaaaaaaaaagggaaaggaaataaggacgaggaagaagacgaagatgATGAGGAGTATGAACAGGATTACTACCACAGGTGGGGGGACAACATCAGAGACAACAGCAGCAGGTACGCTCTCCGAGATGGTGTGCGCGATAAGGTATCTCCGGGGGAACACCACGAACATGTACAGAAGGACCTGAGTAGCCAAGAGGAAGGGTCTGGGGAAGGAAAGAGAGACAacggaaaggagaaaaaggaaaaggcgaaaaggaaaaacaaggagaagaacaaagaCAATAaagcgaaaggaaaaaatgaggagcgCGAAAGGGAGAAGGACAAGTCCATGTCTAAGGGCAAAGCGAAGGATTTTGATTCCAACGATCAAGAGGAGGGCGacaagaagaaggagcatCTTTCGATTAGCAGCATGAATAGCAGCATGAATAGCAGCATGAACACCAGCATGAACACCAGCATGAACAGCAACGCGAATAGTAATCCGAGTAGCATCCCAAGCAATAGCATTAACGTCATGCTGGGTAGCGGCTTGAGTAGCGGCCTGAATAGCGGTCCGAGCGGCATTCTCAACGTGGACAACAAAAACAGcggaaagaataaaaaggcgaagaacaagaagggggaagcgCATCAAGGCAAGAAGAACGAGTCACCgcaaaatcgaaaaaatgaacctggacaaaacaagaaaaacgaCTCTCCGcaaaacaagaaaaacgaCTCTCCACAAAATAAGAAGAACGACTCTCCACAAAACAAGAAGAACGACTCgccacaaaataaaaaaaacgaaatgatgcaaaataagaaaatggATTCCCCGCAAAACAGGAAGAACGAACTtgggcaaaacaaaaaaatggagtctCCCCAAAATAGGAAGAATGACTTGGGGCATAACAGAAAGAACGATTCGccacaaaacaaaaaaatggagtcgCCGCAAAACAGGAAGAACGAATCggggcaaaacaaaaaaaacgattcgccacaaaacaggaaaaatgATTCTCCTCAGaacaggaaaaacaaaagagaaGACTTTATCACAGGTGCGAATGCAAAGTGTCTGCTGGACCAAGGAGATGGCAAAATGATCAAAAATGAGCTACTCATGGAGAGTAGTGTGATtgggaagaataaaaatatggacaGTTCTATGAACTTCACCGAGCACTACAGTTACTATTACAGCAATAACAAAAGTGATATCCCCACCATGAGCAGCTCCAGAAGGGGAGCATTCAATAAAGTTCACTTAGATTTCTACGGCGACAATAGTGGGAGCTACATGATGGACTCCAGTGACAGCAAAAGTTTCAGCTATAAGAAGGAGTCTCGAAATGATTTGTTCAAGTTGGGCAATAACAACGTCGGCAGTGCTAGTGGCCACGGAAGCGACTCCGGTCATGTTGGAAGTACAGGCCACGTTGGAAGTACAGGCCACGTTGGAAGTACAGGCCACGTTGGAAGTACAGGCCACGTTGGAAGTACAGGCCACGTTGGAAGTACAGGCCACGTTGGGAGTGCAGGCCACGTTGGGAGTGCAAGCCACGTTGGGAGTGCAGGTAACCATGGCAACCTTGGGGGCCTATCCCAGAGCGGCAAATTGCACATGAGTAAAAGTTTCTTCAAATCGCACGAAATGGGGAACTACCATTTTCAAGAATTAAGAAGCACGTACGACAAGTATAAGGGTTCCTTCGACCCGACGTCCATGTCTGAATTTCTCGACCACGAGACAGCCAAGAGATATGTCCACAATAAAAGCTTGAGCAGCCACAGTGAGGTGAAAAATGCCAAGGACAACAACTCCGTGAATATAAAACCCACCAATGTTATTGGCACCAATAGAAGTAATCATATGCACATCAATCTGAGCAGTAAGGATAATCGGCTGGATATGACCAAAGGGAGCGATAAGAGAACGCCTAGCAACAGAATACACCCGAGTAGTAGTcatgtaggaaaaaaatacacgaatagcaaaaatttgcaaagctTTAATAACAAGCTGAACTTCTCCAGCGAGGGAGTCGACCTGGGCATCAGCTCCAAagtgaatatttttaacaacgCCGGTGATGTTGGGGGGAGTGCCCTGGGTGGAAGCAACGCGGGGGGGAATAATATGTCTGCGTATCATATGGCTAGCCACCACATTGGGAGTAACCACCTGGGAAGCAATAACATCAGAAGCAATAACCTAGGGAGTAACCACCTCGGGAGCAACGTAAGCAGCAGCAACTTGGGGAGCAACAACATCGGGAGCAACAACCTGGGGAGTAACAACTTGGGGAGCAGCAACTTGGGGAGCAGCAACAGCGTGGGCAACGTGCTGAAGGATGAAAGCCACCTATTGGGGAGCAGAACCTATAACAACATGCTGAGCAACAGCAGTATGAACCCCATGTtgaatggagaaaataataatatgctGAACAGTAGCTATGCTAATATTAGCAACGTCCTGAAGAGCGGCAACGGAATGGTTGCCAATGGGAACAAGGTGTACAACAGTGGGGGTGGTGAGGGTAACCTTAACGAGAGCATGAATAATGTGGGAGGCTTAAATGGAACCACCTTTCAAACGAACAAGTCCAACGGTAGCGTAAATAACAGAGTAAACGATAGCAAGAATCACATGAGTGACTTAGTGAGTGGACAAAACTACGTGAGTAATGTCCTACTGTACGAGAGTGGAGGTGTTATGTATAATGGAAAGGTTGGGAGCGTGAATGGCTATGCAAGGCACAACTTAGCGCGCTTTTCCGGACAGAGCGTGGATAACTATGCCAACCAGAGCGTTGATAACTACGCAAACCAGAGCGTGGATAACTACGCAAACCAGAGCGTGGATAACTACGCCAACCAGACCGTGGATAACTACGCAAACCAAAGTGTGGACCATTATGCCAACCCCAACATGGACAGCTACGGAAGCCCTAACATGGACAACTACCTGAACCCTAACATGGACACCTACGGGAGCCCTCATTTGGACAACTATGGCAACCCCGTCATGGACAATTACGTGAACCCAATTATGGACAGCTACGCGAACGGAGCCATGGATGGGTATGCCAACTCGCGCATGGATAACTATGACAACCCGAGCGTGGACAACTATGACAACTCGGGCGTGGACAACTACGCAAACTCGGGCGTGGACAACTACGCAAACCCGAATGTGGACAACTACGCAAACCCGAATGTGGACAACTACGCAAACCCGAATGTGGACAGCTACGAGAACCCGAATGTGGACAGTTATGCGAACCAAAACGTGGACTACCCAAACCAGACCATGGACAGTTACGCGAACCAGAGCATGGATAGCTACGCGAACCCTAACGTGGACAGCTACGCGAACCCTAACGTGGACAACTACGCGAGCCCTCACATGGACAACTTCGTGAACCCACACATGGACAACTTCGTGAACCCACTCATGGACAATTTTGTGAACCCGCTCATGGACAGCTACATGAACCCAAATATGGACAGCTTTGCGAATCAGAGTCTGGACAACTACGCTGGGCAGAACATGGGCAGTTTTGCCTCCCCCAATGTGGACAATTTTGCCTCCCCCAATGTAGACAATTTTGCCTCTCCCAATGTAGACAATTTTGCCTCTCCCAGTGTGGACAATTTCGCCTCCCCAGGAGTGGACAATTTTGCCTCCCCCAATGGGGAGAGTTTTCCCCTCCAGAATGTGGAGACCTTTGGTGGTCCCAGCGGAGAGTCCTACCCCCATGGGTACTTGAATAACCTTTCTGTGAATTACCTGAACGGAGGAATGACATCGACACTGAATAACAGTAGAGAAACGTCTTCTATAAACAACATCAGTCAGTATTCGAACGAGCTTAGTAACACATCTGCGAATATGCTGAACAGTCTTGTagggaaaaagaataacTTGCTGCTTAGTGACATGAACAATACAGTGAGTAGCTCTAAGGGAAGCCTCAGCGTTAATTACATGAATGACACATTTAAGAAGGCatctaatttgtttttaaaaagtggcATGAGGGGGTCCAGAAACAAtagtggaaataaaataaaaagaaacaaaaataaagagtTGCTAGAAAGTAAAGGTGGAAAATACGAATTGACATCACCATCGAAGGAAGGCAACGGAATTGACATGGTGCACGATAGAGGGGGACTTAACTATGTACTAGAGGACCCTCCTCCAGGGAGAgctaaatatatacataatggAGATATGACAGAACGGACCTACGATAACGATGCTGCGAGCGCATTGACAACAGCCATCGCAACTGCCATCGCAACGTCCACCAGTGGGGCAGGCAGTAGTGTCCAACACATGAAGTGTCTAGAAAAAAACGATACggtaaaaaagaaggtaaagacagaaaaaaggacCCATGTGAAGaacattaaaataaatataaacaaaattaacctcttcgaaaataaaaagagaaaatatttaGCCGAAATTATCAGATGTGAACTTATTTGGGTCCCtacgaaaaataaagaacCCATAACTCCAGTGGAGAGTTGTGAATTACATCCTGTTGTTATAATAAAAGATCAGTATGGACATCTGTACGATGACGATGAAGATAATGAGAACAACCCTATAGGAAAAactgttaatattttttacagatGGAGTAGAGGACCACCTCGAAccgtttgcttcttccaccCACAAAAAATTGCTTGCCTACAATGCACTGTCACGTTTAGGTGCTTCTGCTCCTATGAATGCTTCATGAAAGGGTTCGATCACTTACACAAGTATTATCGGAGCAATGGCCTCATTAATATTCCATCCCACCCTAATTTGCATACCTATGGAGTGCCTTGCTCACCCTTCGATTGGGATAACtatgagaaaaatatcgaGTTTGATGAGAAGCACTACAACTCGTTGATACAGTCTGGGTTACTGAACTCACCGGACATGGAAAAGTGGGAAATAATTAACAACGAGAGGAACTACATCCCTTGCTTGAAAGATGTGGGACATCAAATCATGCTAGAGACTATGCTGCTGGATAAAAATAGCATGTCGTCAGAGGACGGGACGGACAGCTCCGACGAGTGTGAGGATGACAGCGTCGGAGGGGATAGCAGTGGGGATGCGAGCGAGGTGGGAGAAGTTGGCGCTGTAGGCGAAGAAGGCGCAATTGGCGAAGATGGCGCAGTTGGCGAACTTCTTAAGGGCGAAGTGCGCGAGGGCAGCGATTGCAACCTGTCCGTCGTCGATGAGAGCAACCcacagaagaagcaaagcCCCGCATCGTACGCACGGTATGCAGGTGTACAGCCTAACGAGTTGGATGCGATGAACCCGGACCAGGTGGCAAGCTTCAATAGTATGCAGTATGTTGGTAGTCATAAGGAGGAGGACCCGTACTCCGGGCAGCTCACCGACGGAAGCGGCATCGTCAGTGGGGAGGCACACACGCCCGATCGGAACGATGCAGGAACAAACGGGGTGTTCACCTCAAAGGGGGACTCCTCGACGGAGGCAAACGCGAAGCAGCCGTTGCATATTGACGGCACGTTGAATGGGGACAATAATGTGTGTAGCTCACCAGGAGAGGAAGGCAAGCACCCAACCAAGGAAGCGTACACAACCGGGAGTGCCCTTAATCACAGCGCAAATGAAGAAAGCGaaggaaaggagaagcgAATGAACAGTTTTGGCATTACTTCTATGGACAACGGGGGAGACAAGGACACGTTTGTGCACAGCGATGCAGCGATCCGTGTACAGAGTGGAGGCGAACCGACAAGTGAGTTATGCCCCCCGAGTGCTGACGCGAAGGAGGAGGTAACCGAATTGAAGGAGAACAACGTGACGACGCCTGCAAATGCATGTGCTGGAGAAAACGTCGAGGATAAGCAAACGAGTGAGGGTGACAGAAGGGCCATGTCGAGTAGCCCTAGTAAAGGCGCAATGGACGAAGTGGAGGGCAAAGCCGCCCAGGAAAAACTCACCcccgaaagggaaaaggggcaaaTCAATCCGACCGAGCCGACCCAGCAGAACGCGCTTGagctgaagaagaagaagaagaagcggaaaaagaaaaaaatctacATACTGGATGACCAAGTGTGGAACAACATAAGGGATCCCAACATCTATCACAAAATAATCACGGGTTGTTGCATCCCCAATTTGACTGTCTCCCCGAACTATAACGTAACATGTTTTAAGAGCTCCAGTGTGACCAATGCGCATAACCAGTTCACCATCATGACGTGGAACGTGCTGGCCGAGATTTACGGCACGATTGAGGCCTTCCCCCACTGCGACCCGTACATGCTGGCCTGGTCCTATCGCAAGACGAAGATCATTCAGGAAATTTTGAACAACAGCCCGGACATCGTCTGCCTGCAG GAAATCCAGAACGAGCACTTCCTGGACTTTTTCAAACCGTCGCTGGGCGAGTTCGGCTACGAAGGCGTGTACAAACAGAAGACGAAAGAAATATTTACGTCCCCTTCTGGAAagagaagaggaggaaagtACACCATAGACGGGTGTGCTATATtctacaacaaaaaaaagttgaagtTTGTGGAGACCTATGCCTTAGAATTTAGCAAGCTGATTAAAGAGGCCTCTGTCTTTACATTACCAAAGGAGATTCAGAAAAACCCATCATTGGTGAAACGACTATTAAAAGATAACGTAGCGTTGGTCATCCTGCTCGAGTACATACAGCAgtattcaaaaatatatgacagTAAGGAGAAagacgaggaagaaaaaccgAATAAAAATCTCATCATAGTTGCCAACACTCATATTGTAGCAAATCCGGAAGCTAATTACGTGAAAATTTGGCAAGCGCAAATATTGGTTAAGGTTGTTGAATATTTGaagataaattttataaaaaaatacgaaacgATTCCGAGTTTGATTATATGTGGAGATTTTAACAGTACCCCTTCTAGTGCCGTTTATCAGctgatatataaaaaaacctGCAGCAGGAGTCATGAAGACTTCAGTTCAGACAAGTACAGTCTCCTGACGGATCTGCCACTTGGCCACAACTTAAATTTGAAGTCAGCTTACGCCATCTCTAAGTTATTATCGCAGAAGCTCAATCCGGAAGAGTATACATCCAACATGGAAATCTTTGAACCTTTGTTTACAAATTACACGGGGAATTTCATAGGGTGTTTagattacattttttacaatgacgaaaatttgaatataatTTCAACTGTCAACATTGCAGACGAGAATCAGCTGATGCAAGAAGCGCACATTTACCAGCTGTCCAACTGCGCCCTCCCGAGTCCCATTCGCCCCTCCGACCACTTGCCCCTCATCGCCAAGTTCGAGTTCAAGATTTATTGA
- a CDS encoding 40S ribosomal protein S24 (putative) translates to MADQFTIRVKKYMSNPLLRRKQFALEILHPNKGSISKKDVKEKLAKMYKLNNVNTIVLFGFKSLFGGGRTKGFGLIYNSVDAVKKFEKKYRQIREGLITKVNKPGRRAAKELKNRRKKVRGTAKTKVSGAKKK, encoded by the exons atggcggACCAATTCACGATTCGTGTGAAGAAATACATGAGTAACCCCCTGCTGCGAAGGAAGCAGTTCGCCCTGGAAATATTACATCCCAACAAGGGCTCAATATCGAAGAAGGACGTAAAAGAAAAGTTAGCGAAAATGTACAAGCTGAACAATGTTAACACAATTGTACTGTTCGGATTTAAATCCCTATTCGGAGGTGGAAGAACCAAAGGGTTTGGCCTGATTTACAACAGCGTGGAtgctgttaaaaaatttgaaaagaaatACAGACAAATAAGGGAGGGATTAATAACGAAGGTGAACAAACCAGGACGAAGGGCTGCCAAGGAATTGAAAAACCGAAGAAAGAAg GTACGCGGTACGGCCAAGACAAAGGTTTCAGGagcgaagaaaaagtaa